One Bradyrhizobium sp. CCGB12 genomic window carries:
- a CDS encoding TRAP transporter large permease, with protein sequence MGGNVLSAGQAALVLFGVFIGLLIVRVPVAFALGLACVPILLIEPHLSMMMLAQETFNAYNSFILLAVPFFLLTANLMSIGGITDRLVALSRSMVGHWPGSLAQINVVLSVFFAGISGSSTADAASQSKIFIDAQTKEGYDLSFSIAITAVSAVLAVIIPPSILMIVWGGLISTSIAAMYLAGIVPGLLIAGAQMATVHVYAVRRGYPTYPKASWVEMRCAIWKSIPAMMTPFIIVGGILLGWFTATESACVAVLYSIALSAFFYRETGIRELYKALLDTGRLAGVALFCVGTASAFGWLLAYYKIPQELLANVSTWGMGTVTAGFFIAFCFLVVGCFLDAIPAIVIVGTVLEPLARSVDLHPVQFAIISIVSLAFGLVTPPYGLCLMIACSIAGVRLRYALKDTVIMLIPMLLVLAAVIVWPSVSLFLPRLIVPEMLK encoded by the coding sequence ATGGGTGGCAATGTGCTTTCGGCTGGACAGGCCGCGTTGGTGCTGTTCGGTGTCTTCATCGGCCTGCTCATCGTGCGGGTGCCGGTCGCCTTCGCGCTCGGCCTTGCCTGCGTGCCGATCCTGCTGATCGAGCCTCATCTCTCGATGATGATGCTCGCGCAGGAGACCTTCAACGCCTACAATTCATTCATCCTGCTCGCGGTGCCGTTCTTCCTCTTGACGGCCAACCTGATGAGCATCGGCGGCATCACCGATCGCCTGGTGGCGCTGTCGCGCTCGATGGTCGGGCACTGGCCGGGATCGCTGGCGCAGATCAACGTCGTGCTGTCGGTGTTCTTTGCCGGCATTTCGGGGTCCTCCACCGCCGATGCGGCGAGCCAGTCCAAGATCTTCATCGATGCGCAGACCAAGGAGGGCTACGACCTCTCGTTCTCCATCGCCATCACCGCGGTTTCCGCGGTGCTTGCAGTCATCATTCCACCGTCCATCCTCATGATCGTGTGGGGCGGGCTGATCTCGACCTCGATTGCGGCGATGTATCTGGCCGGCATCGTGCCGGGCTTACTGATCGCGGGCGCGCAGATGGCGACGGTGCACGTCTACGCGGTACGCCGCGGCTACCCGACCTATCCGAAGGCGAGCTGGGTCGAGATGCGATGCGCCATCTGGAAGTCGATACCGGCGATGATGACTCCCTTCATCATCGTTGGCGGCATCCTGCTCGGCTGGTTCACCGCGACCGAGTCGGCTTGCGTCGCGGTGCTTTATTCCATCGCGCTCTCCGCGTTCTTCTATCGCGAGACGGGGATACGCGAATTGTACAAGGCCTTGCTCGACACCGGGCGACTTGCCGGCGTGGCGCTGTTCTGCGTCGGCACCGCAAGTGCGTTCGGCTGGCTCCTTGCCTACTACAAGATCCCGCAAGAGCTGCTGGCCAACGTCTCGACATGGGGGATGGGCACCGTCACGGCCGGCTTCTTCATCGCCTTCTGCTTTCTGGTGGTGGGCTGCTTCCTGGACGCCATCCCGGCTATCGTCATCGTCGGCACCGTGCTGGAGCCGCTGGCCAGGTCCGTCGATCTCCATCCGGTCCAGTTCGCGATCATCTCCATCGTCTCGCTGGCCTTCGGACTGGTTACGCCACCTTATGGCTTGTGCCTCATGATCGCCTGTTCGATCGCCGGCGTGCGGCTGCGTTATGCCCTGAAGGACACGGTGATCATGTTGATCCCAATGCTGCTCGTGCTGGCGGCGGTCATCGTTTGGCCAAGCGTGTCGCTGTTCTTGCCGCGTCTGATCGTGCCGGAGATGCTCAAGTGA
- a CDS encoding dodecin family protein, producing the protein MPDSVYKVIELVGTSSDSWERAAANAVEQAAKSVRDLRVAEVVKLDMQLDAKGKVEAYRAKLSVSFKFEGS; encoded by the coding sequence ATGCCTGATAGCGTCTACAAGGTCATTGAACTGGTCGGTACCAGCAGCGACTCATGGGAGAGGGCGGCGGCCAATGCGGTCGAGCAAGCTGCAAAATCTGTCCGAGATCTTCGCGTTGCAGAGGTCGTCAAACTTGATATGCAACTCGATGCCAAGGGAAAAGTAGAGGCCTATCGCGCCAAGCTCAGCGTATCGTTCAAATTCGAGGGTTCCTGA
- the ntrB gene encoding nitrate ABC transporter permease, translated as MNMPATKLEVETAVPASIAAPVVAMTPKRPPRAETYARMARETAVRVIPPLVVIALLTLVWELVCRRSGSALPPPSKVFKDTKELILDPFFDHGGIDKGLFWHLSASLQRVALGYSLSAVAGIALGVLVGQSVWAMRGLDPLFQVLRTIPPLAWLPLSLAAFRDGQPSAIFVIFITSIWPIIINTAVGIRNIPQDYRNVAAVVRLNPLEFFGKIMIPAAAPYIFTGLRIGIGLSWLAIIAAEMLIGGVGIGFFIWDAWNSSHISEIILALFYVGIVGFVLDRLIAGLGKFVTRGTALN; from the coding sequence ATGAACATGCCTGCCACGAAGCTTGAGGTTGAGACCGCGGTGCCCGCTTCCATCGCCGCGCCGGTTGTCGCGATGACACCAAAGCGTCCGCCGCGCGCGGAGACCTATGCACGCATGGCGCGGGAGACGGCCGTACGCGTGATTCCGCCACTGGTCGTGATCGCACTATTGACGCTTGTATGGGAGCTGGTCTGTCGCCGCAGCGGTTCTGCACTGCCGCCGCCGTCAAAAGTGTTCAAGGACACCAAGGAGCTCATCCTCGATCCGTTCTTCGACCATGGCGGCATCGACAAGGGGCTGTTCTGGCATCTCTCTGCCAGTCTCCAGCGCGTCGCGCTCGGCTATTCGCTCTCGGCGGTCGCCGGCATTGCGCTCGGTGTGCTGGTCGGACAGTCGGTCTGGGCCATGCGCGGGCTTGATCCGCTGTTCCAGGTGCTGCGCACCATTCCGCCGCTGGCCTGGCTGCCGCTGTCGCTCGCGGCGTTCCGCGACGGCCAGCCCTCGGCGATCTTCGTCATCTTCATCACCTCGATCTGGCCGATCATCATCAACACCGCGGTCGGCATCCGCAACATCCCGCAGGACTATCGCAACGTCGCCGCGGTGGTGCGGCTCAATCCGCTCGAGTTCTTCGGCAAGATCATGATTCCGGCGGCGGCGCCCTACATCTTCACGGGCCTTCGCATCGGCATCGGCTTGTCTTGGCTCGCCATCATCGCCGCGGAAATGCTGATCGGCGGCGTCGGCATCGGCTTCTTCATCTGGGACGCCTGGAACTCCTCGCATATCAGCGAGATCATCCTGGCGCTGTTCTATGTCGGCATCGTCGGCTTCGTGCTGGACCGCCTGATCGCGGGTCTCGGCAAGTTCGTCACCCGCGGCACCGCGCTGAACTAA
- a CDS encoding bifunctional protein-serine/threonine kinase/phosphatase has product MTMSRGLLISVGQHSDKGRKPVNQDFHGVLIPEEPLLSLKGISAVLADGISSSTVSQIASESAVKSFLMDYYCTSESWTVKTSARRVLDATNSWLHAQTRKSQYAYDRDKGYVCTLSAMVIKATTAHIFHVGDCRVYRVAGKALEQLTDDHRIIVSSEQTYLGRALGINPQLEIDYQAFEVEAGDTFLLATDGAYEFVDARFVTSALNEHAGELDGAAKAIVEEAYRRGSDDNITVQIIRIDAVPQREPAGIFNQTSQLPLPPLPEPRASFDGYRIVREIHGSSRSHIYLAVDAETEEPVALKLPSIDLRDNAAYLKRFLMEEWIARRIDSPHVLKPLSQSKRRSYLYVATEFVEGQTLKQWMTDNPRPDLETVRGLVEQIAAGLRAFHRMEMLHQDLRPDNILIDKTGTAKIIDFGSVRVAGVAEAAPREDADEILGTVQYTAPEYFLGQGGTPRSDMFSLAVICYQMLTGKLPYGTQVARIRRKADVRRLQYRPADDDRNVPAWVDGALRRALHPDPYKRHEDLSEFVFELRTPNPAYLDTRITPLLERSPLMFWKLTSAALACAVVVLLALLHAR; this is encoded by the coding sequence ATGACGATGTCCCGCGGACTCCTGATCTCGGTCGGCCAGCACTCGGACAAGGGTCGCAAGCCCGTCAACCAGGATTTTCATGGCGTCCTCATTCCGGAAGAACCGCTGCTCAGCCTGAAGGGGATCTCGGCCGTCCTCGCCGACGGCATCTCCAGCAGCACCGTGAGCCAGATCGCCAGCGAGTCGGCGGTCAAGAGCTTCCTGATGGACTATTACTGCACGTCGGAATCCTGGACGGTGAAGACGTCCGCCCGCCGCGTGCTCGACGCCACCAATTCCTGGCTGCACGCGCAGACGCGCAAGAGCCAATATGCCTATGACCGGGACAAGGGCTATGTCTGCACCCTCAGCGCCATGGTCATCAAGGCGACCACCGCGCACATCTTCCACGTCGGTGATTGCCGCGTCTATCGCGTCGCCGGCAAGGCGCTCGAGCAGCTGACCGACGATCACCGGATCATCGTGTCCTCCGAGCAGACCTATCTCGGCCGGGCGCTCGGCATCAATCCGCAGCTCGAGATTGACTATCAGGCATTCGAGGTCGAGGCCGGCGACACCTTCCTGCTGGCGACCGACGGCGCCTACGAATTCGTCGACGCGCGCTTCGTCACGAGTGCCCTGAACGAGCATGCGGGCGAGCTCGACGGGGCGGCCAAGGCCATCGTCGAGGAAGCCTACCGGCGCGGCAGCGACGACAACATCACGGTTCAGATCATCCGGATCGACGCGGTGCCGCAGCGCGAGCCGGCCGGCATCTTCAATCAGACGTCACAATTGCCGCTGCCTCCGCTGCCGGAGCCGCGCGCGAGCTTCGACGGCTACCGGATCGTCCGGGAGATCCACGGCAGCAGTCGCAGCCATATCTACCTTGCCGTCGATGCAGAGACCGAGGAGCCTGTTGCGCTCAAGCTGCCGTCGATCGACCTGCGCGACAATGCCGCCTATCTCAAGCGCTTCCTGATGGAGGAGTGGATCGCGCGCCGGATCGACAGCCCGCATGTGCTGAAGCCGCTGTCGCAGTCGAAGCGGCGCAGCTACCTCTACGTTGCGACCGAATTCGTCGAGGGGCAGACCTTGAAGCAGTGGATGACCGACAATCCGCGCCCCGATCTCGAAACCGTCCGCGGGCTGGTGGAGCAGATCGCGGCGGGCCTGCGCGCCTTCCACCGCATGGAGATGCTGCATCAGGACCTCAGGCCCGACAACATCCTGATCGACAAGACCGGCACCGCCAAGATCATCGACTTCGGATCGGTCAGGGTCGCCGGCGTCGCGGAGGCTGCGCCGCGGGAGGACGCCGACGAAATCCTGGGAACGGTCCAGTACACGGCGCCGGAGTATTTTCTTGGGCAAGGCGGCACGCCGCGCTCGGACATGTTTTCGCTGGCCGTGATCTGCTATCAGATGCTGACGGGAAAGCTGCCCTATGGCACCCAGGTTGCCAGGATCCGCCGCAAGGCGGACGTGCGACGACTTCAATATCGCCCGGCCGACGACGACCGCAACGTGCCGGCCTGGGTCGACGGCGCGCTCAGGCGCGCGCTCCATCCTGATCCCTACAAGCGGCACGAGGATCTGTCGGAATTCGTCTTCGAGCTTCGCACGCCCAATCCGGCCTATCTCGACACGCGGATCACGCCGCTTTTGGAGCGCAGCCCGCTGATGTTCTGGAAGCTGACCTCGGCGGCGCTCGCCTGCGCGGTCGTCGTGCTGCTGGCGCTGCTGCACGCGCGCTAG
- a CDS encoding TRAP transporter small permease, producing the protein MSEMPVPSTPSLWRRVTAAYAKLLEILLAACVGILVVPVTLQIVSRYTPLIPSYIWTEEMARFLFIWTIMIGAMVGVREAQHFEVDVWPDLSRRSEAAVRILARLGVLALALVFVSAGIEFTRFAWNRTSELADLPLWLIHVAWPVAGVTWIVFAGEQIIDEVRVLIGAK; encoded by the coding sequence ATGTCTGAAATGCCCGTCCCGTCCACACCGTCGCTGTGGCGTCGCGTCACGGCGGCCTATGCGAAATTGCTGGAAATCCTGCTGGCCGCCTGCGTCGGCATCCTGGTTGTTCCGGTCACGCTGCAGATCGTCTCGCGCTACACGCCCTTGATCCCGTCCTACATCTGGACGGAGGAAATGGCGCGATTCCTGTTTATCTGGACGATCATGATCGGCGCCATGGTCGGTGTGCGGGAAGCCCAGCATTTCGAGGTCGACGTGTGGCCCGATTTGTCGCGGCGGTCGGAGGCTGCGGTGCGGATCCTGGCGCGGCTCGGCGTGCTGGCGCTGGCACTGGTGTTCGTTTCGGCGGGCATCGAGTTCACCCGCTTTGCCTGGAACAGAACCTCGGAGCTGGCCGATCTGCCGCTTTGGCTGATTCACGTCGCCTGGCCTGTGGCCGGCGTGACGTGGATCGTCTTTGCGGGTGAACAGATCATCGATGAAGTGCGCGTTCTGATTGGGGCAAAGTAA
- a CDS encoding ABC transporter ATP-binding protein, translating into MTAYLKLDHIDKIFTRGAATTEVLKEINLTIEKGEYVSIIGHSGCGKSTLLNIIAGLTNATTGGVLLENREVNSPGPDRAVVFQNHSLLPWLTVYENVRLGVDKVFARSKSRAERDAWVMHNLNLVQMAHARDKRPSEISGGMKQRVGIARALAMEPKVLLLDEPFGALDALTRAHLQDSVMALHQKLGNTILMITHDVDEAVLLSDRIVMMTNGPSARIGEVLEVPLARPRKRLELATSGTYLKCRQRVLEFLYERHRFVEAA; encoded by the coding sequence ATGACCGCCTATCTGAAGCTCGACCACATCGACAAGATCTTTACCCGCGGCGCCGCCACCACCGAGGTGCTCAAGGAGATCAACCTGACGATCGAGAAGGGCGAATACGTCTCGATCATCGGCCATTCCGGTTGCGGCAAGTCGACCCTGCTCAACATCATCGCAGGCCTGACCAACGCCACCACCGGCGGTGTGCTCCTGGAAAACCGCGAGGTGAATTCGCCGGGGCCGGATCGCGCCGTGGTGTTCCAGAACCACAGCCTGCTGCCGTGGCTGACCGTCTACGAGAACGTCAGGCTCGGCGTCGACAAGGTCTTTGCCAGGTCCAAGTCCCGTGCCGAACGCGACGCCTGGGTGATGCACAATCTCAACCTCGTGCAGATGGCCCATGCCAGGGACAAGCGCCCCTCGGAGATCTCCGGCGGCATGAAGCAGCGCGTCGGCATCGCGCGGGCGCTGGCCATGGAGCCGAAGGTGCTGCTGTTGGATGAGCCCTTCGGCGCGCTCGATGCGCTGACCCGCGCCCACTTGCAAGACTCCGTGATGGCGCTGCATCAGAAGCTCGGCAACACCATCCTGATGATCACACACGATGTCGACGAGGCCGTGCTGCTCTCCGATCGCATCGTGATGATGACGAACGGACCGAGCGCGCGCATCGGCGAGGTGCTGGAGGTGCCGTTGGCGCGTCCGCGCAAGCGGCTCGAGCTTGCGACCAGTGGCACCTATCTGAAGTGCCGCCAGCGCGTGCTCGAATTCCTCTATGAACGTCATCGCTTCGTAGAGGCTGCGTAA
- a CDS encoding serine hydrolase, whose protein sequence is MLAPTPASPESVGMSKAALDRVDAHLKSRYIDAGRFPGTQLLVYRRGKVAHSSVQGFADVERKAPVKDDTIYRIYSMTKPLTSVAFMMLVEAGLVAIDEPVAKYIPEWKDLGVFVAGNAPAFLTRPPSRPMLIVDLLRHTAGLTYGFQQRSNVDAAYRTEKIGEVEKSGTLQTMIESLAKIPLEFSPGDSWNYSVATDVVGYLVGKISGMPFEQFLKQRILDPLGMTDTDFHVPASKAHRFAACYSADPGGGMTFHAGQRREGLTLQDDPATSSFLSPPSFISGGGGLCSTVADYLTFCRALLNGGELGGVRLIGPKTLALMTSNHIPGGRALPEVSRSLFSEATYNGIGFGLGFAVTMRPAETLIAGSPGEYNWGGAATTSFWIDPAEELITIFMTQVLPSSAYPIRRELRSMVYAAITESNL, encoded by the coding sequence ATGCTTGCCCCTACCCCCGCCTCGCCCGAATCCGTGGGCATGTCCAAAGCCGCGCTCGACCGCGTCGATGCGCATCTGAAGAGCCGGTACATCGATGCCGGCCGGTTCCCGGGCACGCAGCTCCTGGTCTACCGCCGCGGCAAGGTCGCGCACAGCTCGGTTCAAGGCTTTGCCGACGTCGAGCGCAAGGCGCCGGTCAAGGACGACACGATCTACCGCATCTATTCCATGACGAAACCGCTCACCAGCGTCGCCTTCATGATGCTGGTCGAGGCAGGCCTCGTCGCGATCGACGAGCCCGTCGCCAAATACATTCCGGAATGGAAGGATCTCGGCGTGTTCGTCGCCGGGAACGCCCCGGCCTTCCTGACGCGGCCGCCGTCCCGGCCGATGCTGATCGTCGACCTCCTGCGCCACACCGCTGGCCTCACCTACGGCTTCCAGCAGCGCTCCAATGTCGATGCCGCCTATCGCACCGAGAAGATCGGCGAGGTCGAGAAGTCGGGCACGCTCCAGACCATGATCGAGAGCCTGGCCAAGATCCCGCTGGAATTCTCGCCTGGCGATTCCTGGAACTACTCGGTCGCGACCGACGTGGTGGGCTATCTCGTCGGCAAGATCTCCGGCATGCCCTTCGAGCAGTTCCTGAAGCAACGCATCCTCGATCCGCTCGGCATGACCGACACCGATTTCCACGTGCCGGCCTCCAAGGCGCATCGGTTCGCGGCCTGCTATTCCGCCGATCCAGGCGGCGGAATGACATTCCATGCCGGCCAGCGGCGCGAGGGCCTGACGCTCCAGGACGATCCGGCGACGAGCTCATTTCTGTCGCCGCCCTCCTTCATCTCCGGTGGCGGCGGCCTCTGTTCGACGGTCGCCGATTATCTCACCTTCTGCCGGGCGCTGCTCAACGGCGGCGAACTCGGCGGCGTCAGGCTGATCGGACCGAAGACATTGGCGCTGATGACGAGCAATCACATTCCGGGTGGCCGCGCGCTGCCGGAGGTGTCGCGCTCGCTGTTCTCGGAAGCGACCTATAACGGCATCGGCTTCGGTCTCGGCTTCGCCGTGACCATGCGTCCGGCGGAGACGCTGATCGCCGGCAGTCCGGGTGAATACAATTGGGGCGGCGCGGCCACGACGTCGTTCTGGATCGACCCCGCTGAGGAGCTGATCACCATCTTCATGACGCAGGTGCTGCCCTCGAGCGCCTACCCGATCCGGCGCGAGCTGCGCAGCATGGTCTACGCCGCGATCACCGAGAGCAACCTGTAA
- a CDS encoding dioxygenase yields MTQFNETELTEAVIKSFDSTPDTRAKFLLQELVKSLHDYVSKTGLTFAEWEYAIDFLTRTGQKCTDTRQEFILLSDVLGVSMLVDAVNHRDREGATETTVLGPFYVGEHQVTAHGTDISPNNQTVERMFVQSRVTDLKGRPLANIPVDVWHADDDGFYDSQKANYNEVGASARARFITDSDGRFFFRTILPCSYPIPTDGPVGEMIVQTKRHPMRPAHVHFLVNAKGYEPLITHVFMDGDKYLDSDVVFGVKDDLVAKVEPRNDLEMPDGTKANGRWHLMSYEFHLKPGGGMAPKPLGVKAGEPA; encoded by the coding sequence ATGACCCAATTCAACGAGACCGAACTCACCGAAGCCGTCATCAAGAGCTTCGACAGCACGCCTGATACGCGGGCAAAATTCCTGCTCCAGGAACTGGTGAAGTCGTTGCACGATTACGTGAGCAAGACCGGTCTGACCTTCGCGGAATGGGAATACGCCATCGACTTCCTGACCCGCACCGGCCAGAAATGCACCGACACCCGGCAGGAGTTCATCCTCTTGTCCGACGTGCTCGGCGTCTCCATGCTGGTCGATGCCGTCAACCACCGCGACCGCGAAGGCGCGACGGAGACCACAGTGCTTGGTCCGTTCTATGTCGGCGAGCACCAGGTGACCGCGCATGGTACCGACATTTCGCCGAACAACCAGACCGTCGAGCGCATGTTCGTGCAGAGCCGCGTCACCGACCTCAAGGGCAGGCCGCTCGCGAACATTCCGGTGGACGTCTGGCATGCCGACGATGACGGCTTCTACGATTCCCAGAAGGCGAACTATAACGAGGTCGGCGCTTCGGCGCGGGCGCGCTTCATCACGGATAGTGACGGTCGCTTCTTCTTCCGCACCATCCTGCCGTGTAGCTACCCGATCCCGACCGACGGCCCGGTCGGCGAGATGATCGTGCAGACCAAGCGTCATCCGATGCGCCCGGCGCATGTGCACTTCCTGGTCAATGCGAAGGGCTATGAGCCGCTGATCACCCACGTCTTCATGGACGGCGACAAATATCTGGATTCCGACGTCGTGTTCGGTGTGAAGGACGATCTCGTCGCCAAGGTCGAGCCGCGCAACGACCTTGAGATGCCCGATGGCACCAAGGCGAACGGGCGCTGGCATCTGATGAGCTACGAATTCCACCTCAAGCCGGGCGGCGGCATGGCGCCGAAGCCGCTGGGGGTGAAGGCCGGGGAGCCGGCCTGA
- a CDS encoding CmpA/NrtA family ABC transporter substrate-binding protein yields the protein MTKRTRRPSESTGLSRRQLLKATGSTAALLAAAKLNFPAGAFAQDAGPEVKGAKLGFIALTDATPLFVAKEKGIFAKYGMPDVEVQKQASWGTTRDNLVLGSEGNGIDGAHILTPMPYLISAGKVTQNNQPTPMYILARLNLNGQCISVAKEYADLKVGIDTAPFKVALEKKKAGGKAVKAAMTFPGGTHDLWIRYWLAAGGIDPDKDIETIVVPPPQMVANMKVGTMDCFCVCEPWNLQLIHQDIGYTAITTGELWDKHPEKSFGMRAAWVDKYPKAAKALLMAVMEAQQWAEKAENREEAAVICAKRQWINCPVEDITDRMKGKFDYGTGRVVDNSPQQMRFWKDSASYPYQSHDLWFLTEDIRWGKYEPGFDTKALIAKVNREDLWKDAAKTLGVAAAEIPTSTSRGKETFFDGKVFDPENPAAYLKSLAIKRVEV from the coding sequence ATGACCAAGCGCACCCGCCGGCCCTCGGAATCGACTGGCCTGAGCCGCCGTCAATTGTTGAAAGCCACCGGCTCGACCGCCGCACTTCTCGCCGCAGCAAAACTGAATTTCCCGGCCGGCGCCTTCGCGCAGGACGCAGGCCCCGAGGTCAAGGGCGCCAAGCTCGGCTTCATCGCGCTGACCGATGCGACCCCGCTGTTCGTTGCGAAGGAGAAGGGCATCTTCGCCAAATACGGCATGCCCGATGTCGAGGTGCAGAAGCAGGCCTCCTGGGGCACGACGCGCGACAATCTCGTGCTCGGATCCGAAGGCAACGGCATTGACGGCGCGCACATCCTCACCCCGATGCCGTACCTGATCTCCGCCGGCAAGGTGACGCAGAACAACCAGCCGACGCCGATGTACATTCTGGCGCGGTTGAACCTGAACGGTCAGTGCATCTCGGTTGCCAAGGAATATGCCGACCTCAAGGTCGGAATCGACACCGCGCCCTTCAAGGTCGCGCTGGAGAAGAAGAAGGCCGGCGGCAAGGCCGTGAAGGCTGCGATGACCTTCCCCGGCGGCACGCATGATCTCTGGATCCGCTACTGGCTTGCCGCTGGCGGCATCGATCCGGACAAGGACATCGAGACAATCGTGGTGCCGCCGCCGCAGATGGTCGCCAACATGAAGGTTGGCACCATGGATTGCTTCTGCGTCTGCGAGCCCTGGAATCTCCAGCTAATCCATCAAGACATCGGCTACACCGCGATTACCACCGGCGAGCTTTGGGATAAGCATCCCGAAAAGTCGTTCGGCATGCGCGCGGCCTGGGTCGACAAATACCCGAAGGCGGCGAAGGCGTTGCTGATGGCGGTCATGGAAGCCCAGCAGTGGGCGGAGAAGGCGGAGAACCGCGAGGAAGCCGCGGTGATCTGCGCCAAGCGCCAGTGGATCAACTGCCCGGTCGAGGACATCACCGACCGCATGAAGGGCAAGTTCGATTACGGCACTGGTCGCGTCGTCGACAACTCGCCGCAGCAGATGCGCTTCTGGAAGGACAGCGCCTCCTATCCCTACCAGAGCCACGACCTCTGGTTCCTCACCGAGGACATCCGCTGGGGCAAGTACGAGCCTGGCTTCGACACCAAGGCGCTGATCGCCAAGGTCAATCGCGAGGACCTCTGGAAGGATGCGGCCAAGACGCTCGGCGTTGCGGCCGCCGAGATCCCGACCTCGACCTCGCGCGGCAAGGAGACTTTCTTCGACGGCAAGGTGTTCGATCCCGAAAATCCGGCAGCCTATCTGAAGTCGCTCGCGATCAAGCGTGTCGAAGTCTGA
- a CDS encoding GcrA family cell cycle regulator, which translates to MGWDTKDVALLKRLWAAGQSAGQIAGRLGCSRDAVCGMLTRLGLKRGHKPPTARPKIRPPPKLRPASAAAAHPAAKKVSRISAKRQQHKELSKQQLYAILAEAVRNTG; encoded by the coding sequence ATGGGCTGGGATACGAAAGACGTAGCGCTGCTCAAAAGGCTCTGGGCCGCAGGACAGAGCGCGGGGCAGATTGCGGGCCGTCTCGGGTGTAGCCGTGACGCGGTCTGCGGCATGCTAACCCGTTTGGGTCTGAAGCGCGGCCACAAGCCGCCGACAGCAAGACCCAAGATAAGGCCGCCTCCGAAGCTGAGGCCGGCATCGGCTGCCGCCGCCCATCCAGCGGCAAAGAAGGTATCGCGGATCTCAGCAAAGAGGCAGCAGCACAAAGAACTCAGCAAGCAGCAGCTTTACGCCATTCTAGCTGAGGCGGTTCGGAACACCGGCTAG
- a CDS encoding formate/nitrite transporter family protein, protein MSYLAPSEFVTKMVDAGESKIFMSTRDTIIRAYMAGAILTLAAWFAVTINVNTGQPLIGALLFPVGFVMLYLLGFDLLTGVFVLSPLALIDKRPGVTLGGVLRNWGLVFVGNFAGAFTVAFMMAFVTTFGFSQPPDKVGTAIGIIGESRTLGYAAHGAAGMATLFMRGMLCNWMVSTGVVGAMISTSVPGKVIAMWMPILVFFYMVFEHSVVNMFLFPSGLLLGAKFSILDYLIWNEIPTVLGNLVGGLAFTGMTLYTTHVMTQPKRQAGKATPPRVAA, encoded by the coding sequence ATGTCGTATCTCGCGCCTTCGGAATTCGTCACCAAGATGGTGGATGCAGGCGAGTCCAAGATCTTCATGTCCACCCGGGATACCATCATCCGCGCCTACATGGCCGGCGCAATCCTCACGCTCGCGGCATGGTTCGCCGTTACGATCAACGTCAACACCGGCCAGCCGCTGATCGGCGCACTCTTGTTTCCGGTCGGCTTCGTTATGCTGTACCTCCTGGGTTTCGATCTCCTGACCGGCGTGTTCGTGCTCTCGCCACTCGCCCTGATCGACAAGCGCCCCGGCGTCACGCTCGGTGGCGTGCTGCGCAATTGGGGCCTGGTGTTTGTCGGTAATTTTGCCGGCGCCTTCACCGTCGCCTTCATGATGGCCTTCGTCACCACCTTCGGCTTCTCGCAGCCCCCGGACAAGGTCGGCACCGCGATCGGAATCATCGGCGAAAGCCGGACGCTCGGCTACGCCGCGCATGGTGCTGCGGGCATGGCGACGCTGTTCATGCGCGGCATGCTCTGCAACTGGATGGTCTCGACCGGCGTCGTCGGCGCCATGATCTCGACCTCGGTCCCCGGCAAAGTCATCGCGATGTGGATGCCGATCCTGGTGTTCTTCTACATGGTGTTCGAGCATTCCGTGGTGAACATGTTCCTGTTCCCGTCGGGGCTGCTGCTCGGCGCAAAGTTCTCGATCCTGGACTATCTGATCTGGAACGAGATCCCGACCGTGCTCGGCAACCTCGTCGGCGGCCTCGCCTTCACCGGCATGACTCTCTACACCACGCACGTCATGACCCAGCCGAAGCGTCAGGCCGGCAAGGCGACGCCGCCTCGCGTTGCGGCCTGA